The sequence GCTGCAATAATTACTTGAAATGTTGCAAAATTTAAAGCATCTTTATAGGCATTCTTGTTTTCATTCGTTTGGAGATGGTCATAATATATGCGAGATTGGAAGAAGTTGCTGCTGTAAAAAGCAATATCAACAAGAAACCATGTGAAGGAGCAAGAGAATAAATAGCGGCCATGGCGTTGAAAAAATTGCTTGGAGAGGAGGGGATAAGGCGGTGGAGTAGGTGGCAGTAAGTTATCTTCCACAATCTGATCCATTGGAATTTCCATCACCTTCTCCATGTCCATAGTCGCTTGGACGATTTTTTGTTCAACCAAAGCTGTATATCTACGTGAAAAACAATACATATAAAGCTAGAAGAGATAAGCTATTGTTCATTgactaattaatttaatatataaatttgaaagagtCACCGGAAAATATCATGTGGTTACAACTTCGGACAATTTTAATGACCAATTCAGCTTTGTCAATCTAaccataattaaaatttataaatcacaATGCATGCTTTGCACAATATTTGTGAAATGGAAAATTCATCACTAAATCTATAATCTATTAATGATGAACTGCGAGAATACTCTTGGAGGACAATGACGTTTTGTGCATTCCTCTTACATTCCTGGTATGATggacttttattataaatttaattagttgaCGTAAGAAGAGTGAATATGCACGTATCACAATAATTACTAAATGTATTTACCTGGCAGTTTCGGGCATCTTCATTCGCCAATAAAATGTTAACCCAGCTGGAATTGCACCAAGCATCAGTATTAACCTCCATGCGATATCTGAGACCTTGGTCGTCTGATCTTTTGACGCTCCATTAGCAGTGCTTTTAAATATTTCGCACACCACCACGGTGACCGCCGAAGTAGCCAAGATCCCAAAGCCCTGCATTGAAAACACGGCTCCTATAAAAGCACCACGGGTCCTCTTGTTAGCGAACTCCGACATAATCGTGGCCGATAAAGGGTAGTCCCCGCCAATCCCTAAGCCCAGAATAAACCTGAACAACCCCATACTCACCAGAACACAGTTCTTTGTGGTGCATATAGAGAACCCACATCCAATGGAACTCAGCACCATGATCATCAATGCGATCCCATACACGCGGCGCCTACCGACTAGATCACCGAGCCTACCGAATACTACTTGACCAATTACGGTACCCACAAGAGCGATGGCCGCCATGATGGACACAACCTTAGTTGGGGTCACATATTTGTTCTTCTCGTAGTAGATCCTTCCGATGAGTATCATAATCGAAGGGATACAGAAGAGGTCATAGGCGTCAGTGAAGAGGCTCATGCCAGCTATAATAATGGCCTTGAAATGGTAAAACTGAGTTCTTGCACCGTCAAGGGCGGAAAGAACTTTTAACACCATTCTTATTTCTTGCAAGATTTGAGAAGCTTACCTTTTTATGTTCTATCCTTTTAGGTTTAATAACAAGGCTCTGAAAGTGAAGCGGGTATTGAAAATTCTTTGCCATCCTTGTTAACAGCGTGGTGCACACATTCCTTGAAAGTGAGAGGGCATTGAAAATTTTCTGGTGTTGTTAACAGTGTGGTACGTAGTAACCAGGGACGGAGCTTTTCATTGACTAGGGGACAATGACCCTCcaattgtttaaaaataaaaaatcataatagtatatatatatatatatatatatatatatatatatattccgaATTCTTTTAACATTTAGATTCAAGAGAATTACTCTTGTCCCCCTCTCTCCAAACATTTACAAATTGGCCcttaaaacccaacccaaaaaaaaagccatcactttattgtaaaattttaaattggtgAAAAATACTACATCTAAGTTTTgtcttcaatatatatatttaaagtgagatacaaattttagtagataaatatgataaatttatatgTCATCGTtcacaaaaaagtaattaacatttatttattatgtattGAAGTGGTCCTAATCACGTGCTTTAACACATGAATTCGTAAGTTTTTTTTAGTAGcctaagaatatatatatatatatatatatatgggcttTTCTTATCTTCTCAttgtttacatatttttt is a genomic window of Quercus lobata isolate SW786 chromosome 2, ValleyOak3.0 Primary Assembly, whole genome shotgun sequence containing:
- the LOC115973216 gene encoding probable inorganic phosphate transporter 1-9; translation: MVLKVLSALDGARTQFYHFKAIIIAGMSLFTDAYDLFCIPSIMILIGRIYYEKNKYVTPTKVVSIMAAIALVGTVIGQVVFGRLGDLVGRRRVYGIALMIMVLSSIGCGFSICTTKNCVLVSMGLFRFILGLGIGGDYPLSATIMSEFANKRTRGAFIGAVFSMQGFGILATSAVTVVVCEIFKSTANGASKDQTTKVSDIAWRLILMLGAIPAGLTFYWRMKMPETARYTALVEQKIVQATMDMEKVMEIPMDQIVEDNLLPPTPPPYPLLSKQFFQRHGRYLFSCSFTWFLVDIAFYSSNFFQSRIYYDHLQTNENKNAYKDALNFATFQVIIAACFTIPGYWFTVYFIDRIGRVKIQMMGFFLMALVYLALGISYHAWTKNKQNKGFLILYGLTFFFANFGPNTTTFIVPAELFPARFRSTCHGISGAIGKVGAIIGSVGFVWVKNHKKDGKPKVIDDMAASFIILAGVCLLGTAVTYFFTRETMGRSLEENED